The DNA region GCAAAGCCTAAAGCcagctgaaaaaagaaagacgAAAACCCACTGAGACAGATGTCACTGAATACTCAGAACCcataaagaaggaaagcatgCACTCCAGCCACTTGCACAGACTGTGAAGAAAACATCAGACTACACAAAAATCAGATGATAACATTCCTATCTTCACTGATTTGAGATATGACCAGAAAAGATCCCTACAATCACTAGCACTAACAATTCTGAAAAGCCCTATGCCCTGCAAAGCTCCATGAGGTCTTATCTAGGCATCCCAACAGATGTTGTGGATTGAAAATACCCGTCAAGTGCTTCAGGTGGCAGCAAACAACTAGGGCAGGTAAAGAGTAAAAAGCGTGAGGAACTTCCTGCTGCTCACAGAAGTGTAATGAGTGGGAAACCAATGCTGGCTAAATATAAAGGAACTGGCTTAGCATAACAGATCAGTTATTATTGTGATGAGTGGAGctattataattttatttcaatcaTGAAAAACAAGTAAAGATCCAGTTTGTGGTTAGTAAAACCAGGAGCTGTGAAACAGCTGCTACTCAAGATTACTTCTAACATTTTTGGAACCATTAAATAGGAAAGCAGGGAGTACACACAGAGCACAACATTCGATAGCCACACAGCAAGCCCTGGCCGTGCTGCAGAACCCGTCATCTCAGCTACAGCCATTCCACATTTAAACACAGCTGCACCTAACACACAACAGACAGCAGAACAGTTGGAACACTCAAATCATCAGAAGCACCTTTGGCTTAGATTTTTGGGTGAGAGTGTGCATTacatggagagagaaaaaaaacaacactgtacTGAGGATGTAACAAAAACTTCTGAAGCACACAAGTGAGGAGAAACTGCATCTTGAGAACAAAGAGCAGCAGTTATTAAACAGCTCCTCAGTGGTGCTGCAACACGTACCCACACCCatagcagtttttcttccttaactTTCACTGCTGTTACCCTCACTCATAAATCACACTTCAATTAAAGAGCTTTAATTAATAACACACATCAGGTATCTAAGCCATATGCACTAAAACTATTCTACAGTGTCACGTGCCAACCCTAAGCACCACCAGCTTTTTTTCCAGGCCCGTGAGGAGTTTGTGCTATTTTAAATTCACAGCAGACAGCATTCAGATGATTGCTCCAAGAAACACTGGGCATCCACAGGTTCTCACTGACAGCAAGGACGTGCCAGCTAGCAGCCTGCAGGACAAAGACAGTGTCTGAAACACAAGAGAAAACCCACACCAAAAAAGCTCAGCCCTGGACATCACCCCTCAGTCAACAAGTGAGCTACTTGACTTTCCAGGCTCTTCTCCTCAGCCATCCTCCACCCAGTCAGTATCCCTGTCTTCCAGAAATGGGAACACCATGGGTTCTGCCTCTTAGTTTTCAGAATACAAACTGGGAGACTAGCACCCCAAAAAAGCTGCCTTCTAGCAAAATTCCCATTTACCTCCCCCATATTTTTTCATGCCATCTTAAAGGGCACTAAAGTCCCAACAGTTTACCTCTGTACTCTGTCTTAACATATAACTCATAAGCAGTATTACACAGCActgtaaacaaaaaaattcaaggTGCATCCCACCATCTCAGAAATTGACACTCTAGCATACACCTTCAAATATGAAAATCACTGTGGGGGCCCCAAGCTACACAGCATTTCCTTGTATCCTTTCAAGATCAACTGAGCCTCCTCTTTGCAGGGAAATATCAAGTACTGTTTCCTGCAAACTTTAAACAAGCAGCTTTTGTCTCCCTTAGAGTAAGAGCTGATCAGATCTAATGGAATAGTAAGGCAGTTGGTCTgtgtttaagaaatatttacacTCCAAGGGCTTGACCCGACCCTAAGAGATGAGTCAGAGCTGTAACAATGCTTGTTGTGTAACAGAAAGCTGAACAAATGTGCCCCACATTTGCACAAAAGGAGATGCAAAGCTGTCAACCTACAAATAACTTCAATTGAAAGTTAAAACCAGAACTGGCTTTGTATTATGATTTACATTCAATATTTCAGATCAATGATTCTGCATAATCCCCCAGAGAACAACAGGATAAACACTTCAACAAGAACATATGGTGCCTAAGTCCCCATGCAGTaagctgtgccagcacatcCCAGCCCTCACCCTGCCCCAAGCCACTCACTGGCTTTCACAGACCCTTTCCCTCCCTTTCTCTATGGGCAACAGCCTACCTCAATTTCCATCACACCCACATAATGTTCCTTCACAATAACACATAGATAGCTTAGCTCTTCTCTATTTTAGAGTCCCTGTCCTTTAATGACTGAAGCCATTACCAACAACAGCTGTCTGCAGGTTTTGAGTACATCCCATCCAATACTGTGGGCCATGAAAAGCCTAAGTGTACTTTATTTAACTACAATAactctgcagcttttcaaaaacCATCACAATTGCAGtaacaaatgtttttctgctAATCTCTaagtgaaaatataattttccagCAAGCACAACTCCCCCCACCATGGGAATCCAATAGAAAAGTCTGCCATCTAGTTTGCTGCTAATATAGCATGACAAAACCACCTCCTTAATCTGTATCAGTTTGATAGCGTCCAAAGAACAAAACTGTACAAATTGCACAGGAGGTCGTTTAAGCAGTGTATTACTATGCCCTCCCTTATACAGAAAAAAGTGATACTTTGCTTTCTATATACTGCAAAGACAGCTTGAAGTGTGTGTGTTAGTCTGACAAGCAATTCCTGTTAACAATGTGATCATCAACATCACCACCTTCTTAGCCAGCTGTTCACAGATGAATTAAATCAGATATTGTTAACCATAAACCAAAGTCAGCAtactggacaggctggatatCCACCAGTGTtctgcagacacacacacacacacacacacacacacacacacaaagggaaataataaaaagcaaagaaaattaaactaaTTTTGAGAAGCTACTGATTTTCCAGTCCTCAATTCCACCCCACCTCCCTCCATTATTCTTACTATTTATAACCTTAggaaacatttcattaaatttctGATACAATCTCAGTTTCAAAATATTCACTTACAATCACTTGTTTTACCTAAACTAACAGTAAACCTACACAAACACACAATGGAccactagtaaaaaaaaaaaaacaaacaacattcaCGTACTGAAAGGCTTGTACAGGCCACATCTccctgttttgtctttttaacaGCAGTTGTTTCAAATCCATTCTCAGTAATATAATGAACTTAGAGCATCACTATAGAAGTACCACATCATTACAAATTTTACATTGTTcttttatagaaaataaaagcaatgcaaCAAAATGGAAACTGATCACAGTTGTGGAGTAATCAATATTTAAACAACAGAACAATCACAATGATTATTACACAATAAAAATGTGACTCGCCAGTTAAGTTAGCCTAGGCACTAACAAGGACATGAGGAAGTATGAATATAGACGCTTAATAAAAAAACTGCAATCAAGCTCTTGAAATATAATCTTGGCAAGTGTAAGGCACAGCGCAGCTCCCAGCAGAGTATCTACTCCATGCAGACTGTCCAAACgaattgtttctgttctttgagCTCCCAAGTCAGTGTAATTCCAGCACTTGACTGCTCACATTGCAGCACTTACCTTAGTGCTTGTTTCAGCTTCCAAGCATTGGCAAGGTAAAACGCAGGGGTATTTGACTGGTACCATCCAAAAACTCACAAATTCTTTTCTCAGGGAGAACATTTCTGATCAAAAAATTATCTTCAAAGAGATAAGATCTTCCTACGTCCAGCTGCTGAGACATTAGGATTTCTATACATAAGTCAAGCTTCTTAGATTTTTGTTAAGCTGTTTCCTTACTATTCCTAGGAAATTAATCTAGAATCTAAGAAGTAAAGTGTGAAGTAAAACAGATAGAGCACTAGACCCAGGCAGTAAAGCACAGCAATCATTTTCGCATCCATACACCATTATAAATTAACACAGCTACTGAATAATGCCACAAGATCAACTTGTAAGCTGCAGTATTCATGAGCATTGTTAAAGATATTATTCAAAACGTTCAGCACACGCATTTATTTAGTGCACCTTGTTTTGCAGAGTAATTTCTTATTAAAGTAAAGTACTTGTTCTACAACGTGCATGCTCCACGCACTGGAGAACAGGGACCCAACGTGCCATAGTACAAActacatttgtatttcagtgctATGAGATGTTAACTTTCCTCATCCATAATCAGTTAATGTAAAAGTGATTTGTATTAGCCTTACTCTCCTGTGTAGGTTTCATTGCTAATGCTTATCTATGTCCTAGCACACAGCGTGTTTGTTTGCACACACACAGGCTGGGGAGAGGAATGAGTTCTGGGAACACATTTCTCTCACTGCAGGGCATGGATACCtagtttttgtttcattgaTGGGTACGTTTTACAAAAGACAAGTAGCAACAAAATCATTTCAAGTCCTATATTaagcaaaacacttcaaaaaatacTCAACTAACACAACAAACCGAAAGTTCAAATTAACAGAAAGACCTGAAGTACAATAACTTAAAAGCAAATAGCTTTAGAAAAAGTTCTGTGCACTGCTGGAACTGAGGGGAGAAGTTTTGTCTACACACTAAACAGATTGTTAACATGAGcacaacagagaaatgaaatttagGCTGTTATTCTACAACACAGAAGTGCCACATGGCTGTACTATGTGTCCAGacacagctgaggaagaaagAGCTCAACATACTGTGTCATTTCACAGTGTACAGTTTCATACACATGAAGAGAAGCGAAGTTTCCATAACGTGATCACTGTGTTCTGCTTCACAAAGGACAACGTTTGCAGATGGCTACAGCTTGTTTTCTCCCTTCTATCTCACTTGTTCCTCCACTGCTCATCAGTGCAGGTTATAGCCGTTACTGCTGTAGTTCACCACAGGCAACGCAGTTGCATCCTTCAGCAATTATCAAGTACATACAGAGAAGTAAGGACATAAATTGTGCCACTCCgtcatttcttttgcttcacTGAGATTTAACTGTAGAAGAATTGAAAGACAAGCACTGCACTAAGGAGACAAACGCTctcaaaacaacagaaaaggaagttaGAAATTAAGTTTTATACCGTAACAAAAATCACAATTGAAGATGAGGAAAGGTGGGTATTCCACATTAGGAAGGCATCCCACAATTTCCTAAGTAACAAgttctaatttttaaattacacaGCCTCCCCAAGGAGTAATTCCATCTCACAGGAGACAAAGCTTGCCTAATGTTTTGGACTCAAACTGGAACTGCAGGATAAGGTCACTAAACACATTTACCTCGTGTTGCTCTTAAAACAACCTATTCATCCCACACGAGTAACTGAACTGAGATGTCctgaaaaaatgaattactGAAGTCAGAAAGCAACATTTGGTTTTGACAGGAAGATCAGAATACTTCAGAGGATGCTCCTTAATGAGATTTTCAGACatcatctgctgctttttctgacAGCTTCCAGATGCTACAGGTACAAAGCCTCAGCCTAGCACACTGCCATGAAGAGCTGCCAGTTTGGGCCAATACCTTTATTCCACTTCTTCCAACAAAGTAAGCTATACTTGTAATAACCTGATGAATTAGCATAAGAGAATGCAGATCTGGACtaatcacagaaaagaaatctcatcttttccattttgtttggACAGCAAGTAATGtatattactttttaaacagCAATTTAGTTAATTTAAAACATAATGCTTGCTTCAGGCCAATGTTATTCTCAGAGCAGGCCAGAAGAAATACTAAGATTTGCAAAAATAGctaagtgtttttttgtttgttttgttttttaagtatttcattCTGATTTCATGTGAGTACATCCTCAGCTCAACCTAGTAGAAGCTGATCACCCCCACATACAACTTCCATCAGcattacagaaaatactgctaCACATCCAAGACAAGCACAGGTCTTATCATAACTGAACAGGGTTGAAATATCAGCCTGATCTTTGCATACATCTATTACACATTTTGAAGAAtgcttttcatttgcagaaatgaTATTTACAGTCTGTAGGTATCAGATGATGATGGCTTTCATTTTAGTCCTGCTTGCCTTCCCGCCACTGTCGACTGCCTTCACTCCATGCTACATAAACAAACATAGCAAGCACCACGTGAACAGTGACTACAGCAACTATGGCAGCATAAAAATAGCTGTCTCTGTTGGACATTCCTAAGGTACCTGAGAagataaaagaaggaaagaacatTAGTTATGaatgctgaaacagaaaattggtattttcaggggggaaaaaaagctaagTTCAATGTACTGCTATATCTCAAGATGGAGCTCAAAAAGATACGCAGAAAGAATTTGTGCACTACAATAATTACAGatcttgaaagcatttctggAATAAAGCAACCCCACAAAACATTTAAGATTGAACACTCTGCTTCAATCCACAATTCAGAGTTCTACAACAcccacattttctttattattctcCAGCATCAAATAAACCTCATCATCCTTTTTTCCTAAGTATAAACCTTTGCAGGGCAGGAATATAGAGGGAGAAAACAATTGCACTGTTTATTTGCcactgtaaaaggaaaaattggtggaaaaataattacatttataGAACTTCTACCTTCTTAACTTAGATTGTAAAACAACTCCTCATCACTTAAGATGGTACTTCTCACAAGAAATAAGCATTCAAATACCAGAAGacaaaacatcatttttcttcaacaagaaataacaaaaaaagacaagtgcACACACACCAATAATACACCCTTCCTAACAAGTCCAATTTTATCCATGCTGACAGTTTTGCCATTAAATGACAACAAAGTTAAGGCTCTGTTTACACTTTGGCAAAAAGAACATCAATTCAATACACTACAAATAAATTTGAGAGTAATTTAGCAAATTTCTCAGCCTTGAGAACTACATACAGCAGTAAGCACAAAAAGAGAAGCATCCTGGAAGACCTTCCAACTTAGTTATAAACTGACAAACTGCTCTTAAAAGCAGCTGACTTAAACAGTTGATGTTTATATAAAATGCAGGTGtgatttaaaatgcagaaaaataccACTGAATAACATTACTCTGTCTTGAACGCACATTTAATTGGCAACAACTGCAGGAAGCCCATCCCTGATAATCCTGATAGAGCTCTGAGGAAGTGTGCTGTTAAGATACAATTGAGGTAAGGGGAATACTGCACCTGTATACAATATAAACCACTGTGTAACAACAGTGAATGTTAAACTGCAGACCACAATGCAGGGAAAGATGCACAGAATATGTATACAAGTTATATAACAGAGCTTTTAGTTTGTATAAATAAACATTctaaagaggaaaggaaaattttcctgttttggCAACAGTAATGCTAATTGGTAGAGATGGAATTACCTTCAAATATATAAGCCTTCGATGAAAAATACAGCCCGACAGGCAATGTGATCATTAGAGCTGTGAAGAATAGAAGTGTTCTTAAAGTTGATGTTAATGAACcctcatttctgaaataaataagaaaagttACAGATAGAAGGAAGTCACAATATGCATGCCTGACACAGGACAAGAGCCTGCCCTGAACAGGAGAAGCAATCCAATTACTTCTCAAGAACTGAGGGCACTGGAAGTGACACTGAGCACACATTTGCTAACCGCAACAGAAAACCACAGTACACAAAAAGATGCAGGAATGGCAGTTGAAGTTCACCAGCAAGGTGAGCAACAGTGttagatttttctcttcctgttttgcCAGCATTAACAACATAGGTGTGTTATTTTCACGCTATTAAATATCTAGTGCTAGATATGCATGTATATGATATACATGACAGTATTTCACATCAGAATTTGCCAAGTTccacattttctttggaaaaaataactaCAATTCCAGGCAAATGAGAAGTACCATGTGCTGGGGCACAGAGGGAAGTACACAGAATGACTTAACAGTCTGAAGCTGGAAATGAAGTTCCTTTTTTAGGTACTGTCCCtgtttaaaataacttctgtttCCACTAAGAACCTTGGAGTAACTGTAGCAGTAATTAGAACATGGAGCTAGAACACCACAGCattcatagcttttttttttNNNNNNNNNNNNNNNNNNNNNNNNNNNNNNNNNNNNNNNNNNNNNNNNNNNNNNNNNNNNNNNNNNNNNNNNNNNNNNNNNNNNNNNNNNNNNNNNNNNNATGGGCGGCGGCGGAGGGCGGTGAAGCCGCCGAGATGTGGCTGAAGCCTGAGGAGGTGCTGCTGAAAAATGCCCTCAAGCTGTGGGTGCTGGAGCGCTCCAACCAGTACTTCGTGCTGCAGAGGCGGCGGGGTTACGGCGAGGAGGGCGGCGGCGGGCTGGCAGGTACTGCGCGGGGCGGGCGGTGCTGCGGTGGCCGAGCGTGGGCCGATCCTTCGTGGCGGGGTGCCTCGggtgttgttttcttcttcccatccCCCTCCTTATtccccccttccttttttttttattaattttctttttaattgctttccttccccttcGCGTGCACCCCGGCAAGGGGGTGAGgtggcagagctctgtgctcGGCCGGACAGGAGACGGCACTGACACCGCGACAGGCTCGCTGTAACGGGCTTTATTTCGTGAGAACTGAAGGTGCAGCCCGGAGTTTCCAGGTTTGGTTACTGTCCATGGCATAACGTCCTCCGGCACCCCAGCTGGGAGGAAAAATGGCACAGGGACATGGAGTCACGCTGGGATGTCACAGAACGTAaggagttggaaggaacttatGGAGATCTCCCAGTCCAACTCCCTCTGCTCTGGTTTTACCCATTACCCGTTATCTTGTCACTGCACGctactgaaaagagcctggtcCCGTCCCTTGACTCCTGCCCTTTAGATATTGCACCCCAGGGTACCGCTGGCCACAAGGgtgcactgctggctcgtggccAGCGTGGTTTTCAAGTGTTTCGAATGAGCTGTGTCTCTGGGGTCGTGAGTATAAGTTGCATCTTCACATTCTCTCTAATTGCGTCATCATAATGTAAGCTGTACTGAACGTGATGCATTATTGTCTGATTGAAGCATTTATTAATTCTTCCCAACAATGTAATAACATCTAATTGT from Meleagris gallopavo isolate NT-WF06-2002-E0010 breed Aviagen turkey brand Nicholas breeding stock chromosome 9, Turkey_5.1, whole genome shotgun sequence includes:
- the VMA21 gene encoding vacuolar ATPase assembly integral membrane protein VMA21, whose protein sequence is MCAQCHFQCPQFLRSNWIASPVQGRLLSCVRHAYCDFLLSVTFLIYFRNEGSLTSTLRTLLFFTALMITLPVGLYFSSKAYIFEGTLGMSNRDSYFYAAIVAVVTVHVVLAMFVYVAWSEGSRQWREGKQD